A portion of the Pangasianodon hypophthalmus isolate fPanHyp1 chromosome 20, fPanHyp1.pri, whole genome shotgun sequence genome contains these proteins:
- the pparda gene encoding peroxisome proliferator-activated receptor delta yields MEGTESAILAMKNRKSVEVDRASSPCRSHASPKAGPEEEGFEKVLSELSAAANLNVEAELGVEAGFEETPDWGRGCEEGDAADEVEPENSNGSMTEFQNPAPSTDVSHTPLSEQLLLGRDDVKVVNVECRICGDQASGFHYGVHACEGCKGFFRRTVRMKLEYDKCERSCKIHKKNRNKCQYCRFQKCLMLGMSHDAIRYGRMPEAEKRKLVEGMLSDSRTASSSNLKSLAKKVYNAYLKHLNMTKRKARSILTGRTTSNPFVIYDLGSLWRAESGMVWDSGVLSGRAQKEIGVHVFYRCQCSTVETVRQITEFSKCIPGFIDLYLNDQVTLLKYGVHEAIFAMLPSLMNKDGLLVANGRGFVTREFLRSLRKPFSEIMEPKFEFALKFNALELDDSDLALFVAAIILCGDRPGLMNVKQVEEIQDKILQALDQHLQHTHPDAAYIFPKLLQKLADLRQLVTENAQLVQMIKKTESETSLHPLLQEIYRDMY; encoded by the exons ATGGAAGGCACTGAGTCGGCCATTTTAGCAATGAAGAACAGGAAGTCGGTGGAGGTGGACAGAGCTTCCTCCCCTtgcagaagccacgcctccccGAAAGCGGGTCCAGAGGAGGAGGGTTTTGAGAAGGTGCTGTCAGAGCTGAGTGCTGCTGCAAATTTGAATGTGGAGGCGGAGCTGGGTGTGGAGGCGGGATTTGAGGAGACGCCAGACTGGGGGCGGGGCTGTGAGGAAGGAGATGCAGCAGATGAGGTGGAACCTGAGAACAGCAATGGCAGCATGACTGAGTTCCAAAATCCTGCTCCATCTACAG atgtgtcgCACACTCCGTTGTCAGAGCAGCTCCTGTTGGGTCGTGATGACGTGAAGGTGGTTAATGTGGAGTGTCGGATCTGTGGAGATCAAGCATCAGGATTTCATTATGGAGTGCACGCCTGCGAAGGGTGTAAG GGTTTTTTCCGCCGCACGGTGAGAATGAAACTTGAGTATGATAAATGTGAACGCAGCTGCAAGATCCACAAGAAAAACCGCAACAAGTGTCAGTACTGCCGCTTCCAGAAGTGTCTGATGCTCGGTATGAGTCACGATG cgatTCGGTACGGCCGCATGCCTGAGGCGGAGAAGAGGAAGTTGGTGGAGGGAATGTTATCAGACAGTCGGACAGCGAGCAGCTCCAACCTGAAATCTCTGGCTAAAAAAGTGTACAATGCGTATCTGAAACACCTGAACATGACCAAGAGGAAAGCACGCAGCATCCTGACAGGAAGAACCACCTCCAACcct TTTGTGATCTATGACCTGGGCTCTCTGTGGCGTGCGGAGAGCGGGATGGTGTGGGACAGCGGGGTTCTGAGTGGACGAGCGCAGAAGGAGATCGGCGTTCACGTCTTCTACCGCTGTCAGTGCAGCACCGTGGAGACTGTACGACAAATCACCGAGTTCTCCAAGTGCATCCCGGGATTCATCGACCTGTACCTCAAcgaccag GTGACGCTGCTGAAGTACGGTGTTCACGAAGCGATCTTCGCCATGCTGCCATCTCTGATGAATAAGGACGGGTTGCTAGTGGCGAATGGGCGGGGCTTCGTCACGCGTGAGTTCCTGCGCAGTCTCAGGAAGCCGTTCAGTGAAATCATGGAGCCGAAGTTCGAGTTTGCTCTCAAGTTCAACGCGCTGGAGCTGGACGACAGTGACCTCGCGCTGTTCGTTGCCGCCATCATCCTGTGTGGAG atcGTCCTGGGCTGATGAACGTGAAGCAGGTGGAGGAGATTCAGGATAAGATCCTGCAGGCGTTGGATCAGcacctgcagcacacacaccccGACGCCGCGTAcattttccccaaactgctgcagAAACTGGCAGACCTGCGACAGCTCGTCACTGAGAATGCACAGCTCGTCCAGATGATCAAAAAAACTGAGTCTGAGACCTCACTGCACCCTCTACTGCAAGAGATCTACAGAGACATGTActga